The following proteins are encoded in a genomic region of Paenibacillus sp.:
- a CDS encoding winged helix-turn-helix transcriptional regulator: MDPICPRFEKSMQIIGKRWSGLIVHQLMQGPQRFCRIEAALPNLSGRVLSERLKELEQEGIIRRSVYPETPVRIEYSLTDKGLALAPVFREVQKWASEWVEAPAAAEEPDYAP; the protein is encoded by the coding sequence ATGGATCCGATATGCCCCCGGTTCGAAAAAAGCATGCAAATTATCGGGAAGCGCTGGTCCGGCCTGATCGTTCATCAGCTGATGCAGGGACCGCAGCGGTTTTGCCGCATCGAAGCGGCGCTGCCGAATTTGAGCGGCCGCGTTCTCTCCGAACGGCTCAAGGAGCTCGAGCAGGAAGGCATCATTCGTCGCTCCGTTTATCCGGAAACGCCGGTGCGCATCGAATATTCGCTGACGGACAAAGGACTCGCCCTCGCGCCCGTCTTCCGCGAAGTGCAGAAATGGGCGAGCGAATGGGTCGAAGCCCCCGCCGCAGCGGAAGAGCCGGACTACGCGCCGTAA